From the Methanomicrobia archaeon genome, one window contains:
- a CDS encoding MarC family protein — translation MRGAAISSSATVGPCRRNRNGVVCTKQHVSCTYNPSVTYLQTMELAYAVSVFIAIFAIANPIGIVPFFTAITRDYSRDEQRQVAAKAVMMAASTLITFALVGRYIFLFYSITIPAFRIAGGILLFSVAFTMLFGAMPGTKTTEAEKRESIEREDVGITPMGVPMIAGPGTISTVMLFISRGDIGVTLVVLGSVLIIMVLTYVCLANADRIFARLGKVGALAISRIMGLILATVAIQFIINGVHEIALEWLTELQAAAV, via the coding sequence ATGAGGGGAGCTGCAATATCATCTTCCGCTACGGTAGGCCCGTGCCGGAGAAACCGTAACGGTGTGGTTTGCACAAAGCAGCACGTCTCATGTACATATAACCCTTCAGTCACTTATCTTCAGACTATGGAGCTTGCGTACGCCGTCTCGGTCTTTATAGCGATCTTCGCCATTGCGAATCCCATCGGGATCGTCCCCTTCTTTACGGCCATAACACGTGACTACTCACGGGATGAGCAGCGACAGGTAGCGGCGAAGGCCGTCATGATGGCCGCCAGCACGCTGATCACTTTCGCGCTCGTTGGACGGTACATTTTCCTCTTCTACAGCATAACGATTCCCGCGTTTCGGATCGCTGGTGGTATACTCCTGTTCAGTGTGGCGTTTACGATGCTCTTCGGCGCGATGCCGGGCACGAAGACGACCGAGGCCGAGAAACGGGAATCGATAGAACGCGAGGACGTGGGGATAACACCCATGGGCGTTCCCATGATCGCAGGGCCGGGCACCATCTCGACCGTGATGCTCTTCATTTCACGCGGTGATATCGGGGTTACGCTGGTGGTGCTGGGGTCAGTGCTGATCATCATGGTGCTCACCTACGTTTGCCTCGCGAACGCGGACAGGATCTTCGCTCGTCTGGGCAAGGTGGGCGCACTGGCGATCTCCCGTATCATGGGCTTGATCCTGGCCACGGTGGCCATTCAATTCATTATTAACGGCGTGCATGAGATCGCACTGGAGTGGTTGACCGAGTTGCAGGCTGCTGCGGTGTGA
- a CDS encoding type II methionyl aminopeptidase: MGEEDRETVLGNYRAAGTILAEVKAAAVARVKEGVSLLEVAEFVEEMTREKGGEPAFPCNISRNEEAAHATPAIGDGRVFGPDLVKLDIGVHVDGYIADSAVTVDLSGEHGDLVEAAEAALAAAIRIIHDGVSAGEIGEVIENAIREHGYRPVVNLSGHGLARYDAHVRPTIPNTRSEHGPVLKENDVVAIEPFATDGVGKVTEGGLLEIYGLIRARPVRVREAKQLLKTLEQYHGLPFAKRWLPRERLDLALRTLSTAGALREYPVLREEGSGMVSQAEHTVIVTKNGCEVTTK; encoded by the coding sequence ATGGGTGAAGAGGATAGAGAAACGGTATTAGGGAACTATAGAGCAGCGGGAACGATTCTCGCAGAGGTCAAAGCAGCGGCGGTAGCACGGGTGAAGGAAGGCGTGTCACTCCTGGAGGTCGCGGAGTTCGTGGAGGAGATGACACGAGAGAAGGGCGGTGAGCCTGCATTCCCCTGTAATATTTCGCGGAACGAGGAGGCTGCGCATGCTACGCCCGCGATCGGTGATGGGAGGGTCTTCGGTCCGGATCTCGTGAAGCTCGATATCGGCGTGCATGTGGACGGGTACATTGCTGATAGTGCAGTGACCGTGGATCTGAGCGGTGAGCACGGCGATCTGGTAGAAGCAGCGGAGGCGGCGTTAGCGGCTGCTATCAGGATCATCCATGACGGCGTGAGCGCAGGCGAGATCGGCGAGGTCATTGAGAATGCGATACGGGAGCACGGATACCGACCGGTGGTCAATCTCTCCGGGCACGGGCTCGCACGCTATGACGCCCACGTTCGTCCCACTATCCCGAACACGCGGTCTGAGCATGGCCCCGTGCTGAAGGAGAACGATGTCGTGGCGATCGAGCCCTTCGCGACCGACGGTGTGGGCAAGGTGACGGAAGGCGGTCTTCTGGAGATCTATGGCCTGATTAGGGCACGACCTGTTCGCGTACGCGAGGCGAAGCAACTGCTGAAAACGTTAGAGCAGTATCACGGATTGCCGTTTGCGAAGCGGTGGCTGCCGCGCGAACGGCTCGATCTCGCATTGCGGACACTGAGTACCGCGGGCGCGCTACGTGAGTATCCCGTCCTGCGTGAGGAGGGCAGCGGGATGGTCTCACAGGCCGAGCATACCGTCATCGTGACGAAGAACGGGTGTGAGGTAACGACGAAGTAA
- a CDS encoding RNA 3'-terminal phosphate cyclase translates to MLHIDGSVGEGGGQIIRTAIALAAITGTEVEIANIRANRPKPGLSAQHLHAVKAVARLADGQTEGLALRSTRLTFAPGPLKGFEGTIDIGTAGSITLLLQCLIPVTLFADRATHVRITGGTDVAWSPPIDFYTQVFLPALKEMGCDVHLDVLQRGYYPQGGGVVDVTVQPVKQLKGFLAQESKRVEVIGGISHSCGLPAHVAERQANAANRLLRAAGYHADLKTEIVEKSTWTTGCGITLWCGYKGGSALGERGKRAEVVGEEAARNLTTELQSSATVDVHLADQLVPYTALADGPSELRVRAMTMHLETNLYITQQFLDVAGEIGQERTDGEAVFVIRKV, encoded by the coding sequence ATGCTCCATATCGACGGCTCTGTGGGCGAAGGTGGCGGGCAGATCATCCGAACCGCTATCGCATTAGCGGCTATCACCGGTACAGAGGTTGAGATCGCGAATATCCGTGCGAACCGCCCGAAGCCCGGGTTGTCGGCGCAGCATCTACACGCGGTGAAGGCCGTTGCGCGCCTTGCAGACGGCCAGACCGAGGGGCTAGCGCTGCGGTCCACGCGCTTGACCTTCGCACCCGGCCCGCTTAAAGGGTTTGAGGGTACCATTGATATCGGCACGGCCGGCAGCATTACGCTACTATTACAATGCCTCATTCCCGTCACGCTCTTTGCAGACCGCGCCACTCACGTCAGGATAACGGGCGGAACCGACGTGGCATGGTCTCCCCCGATCGATTTTTACACGCAGGTCTTCCTGCCCGCGCTGAAGGAGATGGGCTGTGACGTGCACCTCGATGTGCTGCAGCGCGGGTACTATCCCCAGGGCGGCGGCGTGGTGGACGTTACGGTACAACCGGTGAAGCAGTTGAAAGGGTTTCTAGCTCAGGAATCTAAACGTGTTGAGGTAATAGGGGGCATCTCACATTCCTGCGGACTGCCCGCGCACGTGGCCGAGCGGCAGGCGAACGCGGCAAACCGGCTATTGCGAGCGGCAGGCTACCATGCAGACCTAAAAACGGAGATCGTCGAAAAAAGCACCTGGACGACGGGCTGCGGGATCACGCTCTGGTGCGGGTACAAGGGCGGGAGCGCACTGGGCGAACGCGGTAAGCGTGCGGAGGTGGTGGGTGAAGAGGCAGCACGAAATCTTACGACCGAATTACAATCCTCTGCAACAGTTGACGTCCACCTGGCAGATCAACTCGTCCCATATACCGCACTTGCCGACGGGCCTTCCGAACTACGAGTGAGAGCGATGACCATGCATCTCGAGACGAATCTGTACATCACGCAGCAGTTTCTGGACGTTGCCGGTGAAATCGGGCAGGAACGTACAGATGGAGAAGCGGTTTTTGTGATCCGGAAGGTGTAG
- the albA gene encoding DNA-binding protein Alba: MAEDNVIYIGNKSVMSYVLAVVTQLNSGSDEIVIKARGRAISRAVDTAEVVRTKFMPGVELKDIKIGTEQLTGEQGEKANVSSIEIILKAKA; encoded by the coding sequence ATGGCAGAAGACAACGTGATCTATATCGGGAATAAGTCGGTAATGAGTTATGTCCTGGCAGTGGTGACGCAACTCAATAGCGGGTCAGACGAGATAGTGATCAAGGCGAGAGGACGGGCGATTTCACGGGCGGTGGATACCGCAGAAGTTGTGCGAACGAAGTTCATGCCGGGTGTCGAGTTGAAGGACATCAAGATCGGCACCGAGCAGCTCACGGGAGAACAGGGAGAAAAAGCGAACGTCTCGTCGATCGAGATAATCTTAAAAGCAAAAGCGTGA
- the amrS gene encoding AmmeMemoRadiSam system radical SAM enzyme, with amino-acid sequence MKEAMFYERLEEDAVRCHLCPHECKIKESRRGICGVRENQAGVLYSLVYGKVVAEAIDPIEKKPLFHFYPGSSVYSLATVGCNFRCRNCQNYDISQMPKDKKRIMGEEKSPEEIVEIATHYNCRSIAYTYVEPTIFFEFAYDTAKLAHQAGICNIFVSNGYTTEEAIRTLAPYLDAVNVDLKSLSEELYHTNCGGHVQPVLDAIKLYKRLSIWVEVTTLVIPTLNDTEEEFRGIAEFIKDVGVDIPWHISQFYPTYKLMDLPRTPVSTLRTARNIGLEVGLRYVYEGNVPGEGNENTYCYHCGTLLIRRYGFQVLENILSEDAKCPNCGTPLDGVFCGSAQP; translated from the coding sequence ATGAAAGAGGCGATGTTCTACGAACGGCTAGAGGAGGATGCCGTTCGCTGTCATCTCTGCCCCCATGAGTGCAAGATAAAGGAATCACGACGGGGTATTTGCGGCGTGCGCGAGAACCAGGCGGGGGTGCTGTATAGCCTCGTGTACGGTAAGGTAGTAGCAGAAGCGATCGATCCGATCGAGAAGAAACCGCTCTTCCATTTCTATCCCGGGTCTTCTGTGTACTCACTCGCGACCGTGGGCTGCAACTTCCGCTGCAGGAACTGCCAGAACTACGATATCTCGCAGATGCCGAAGGACAAGAAACGGATCATGGGCGAGGAGAAATCGCCTGAAGAGATCGTTGAGATCGCAACGCACTACAACTGCAGGAGCATCGCGTATACCTACGTTGAGCCCACGATCTTCTTCGAGTTCGCTTATGATACCGCGAAACTGGCGCACCAGGCGGGGATTTGCAACATCTTCGTCTCCAATGGCTACACCACGGAGGAGGCGATACGAACGCTCGCGCCCTATCTGGATGCGGTCAACGTAGATCTGAAGAGCCTCTCCGAGGAGCTGTATCACACGAATTGCGGCGGGCATGTTCAGCCCGTGCTCGATGCGATCAAGCTCTACAAGCGCCTCAGTATCTGGGTCGAGGTGACGACACTCGTGATCCCGACCCTGAACGATACCGAAGAGGAATTCAGGGGTATCGCCGAGTTCATCAAGGACGTGGGTGTCGACATTCCCTGGCACATCTCGCAGTTCTACCCAACCTACAAACTCATGGATCTGCCCCGAACACCGGTCTCTACGCTCCGTACCGCTCGAAACATCGGACTGGAAGTGGGCTTACGGTATGTCTATGAGGGCAACGTGCCCGGCGAGGGCAATGAAAATACCTACTGCTACCACTGCGGTACCTTACTGATCAGGCGGTATGGGTTCCAGGTGCTGGAGAACATCCTCTCCGAGGACGCTAAGTGCCCGAACTGCGGCACGCCGCTTGATGGGGTGTTTTGTGGTTCTGCTCAACCCTAG
- the hypD gene encoding hydrogenase formation protein HypD, with translation MFTYRDERLAREILAKLKALKLNLRLMHVCGTHQDTLVRFGLDSLLRDAGIEIRAGPGCPVCVTTAREIEEAIALARAGNVIATFGDMFRVPGEEQSLADVKAEGQDIRMVYSITDCIALAQRTDKDVIFFSIGFETTAPAPASVILSNPPENFSILSAHRLIPPALDALLQMGELRIDGFIDPGHVSAIIGTTPYEFLSSRYNIPQVIAGFEPLDLLVATSMLAKQKQRGEAKVENEYARVVKRDGNEKAKQILATVFEPCDVGWRGFPLIAGSGLALRPEFEQYDARKQYEDELRSLSSEYQEPEGCRCGEILRGIVEPAECPLFGTVCTPRHPIGPCMVSHEGSCNIIFRYGRPVPEKP, from the coding sequence ATGTTCACCTATCGAGATGAGCGGTTAGCACGCGAGATACTGGCCAAGTTGAAGGCCCTCAAGCTCAATTTGCGGCTAATGCACGTCTGCGGCACGCATCAGGACACCCTAGTGCGATTCGGCCTGGACTCACTGCTGCGTGATGCGGGAATAGAGATACGCGCGGGTCCCGGCTGCCCGGTATGTGTGACGACGGCGCGCGAGATCGAGGAGGCTATCGCGCTCGCCCGCGCGGGCAACGTGATCGCGACCTTTGGCGATATGTTCCGGGTACCGGGCGAGGAGCAGTCCTTAGCGGACGTCAAGGCTGAAGGCCAGGACATTCGAATGGTCTACAGCATAACCGACTGTATCGCACTCGCGCAGCGAACCGATAAGGACGTTATCTTCTTCTCTATCGGATTTGAGACGACCGCACCCGCGCCCGCATCGGTAATTCTGAGCAACCCGCCGGAGAATTTCTCTATTCTCTCCGCGCACCGGCTCATACCACCGGCGCTGGATGCGCTGCTACAGATGGGTGAGCTGCGCATAGACGGCTTTATCGACCCCGGGCACGTCTCCGCCATCATTGGCACTACACCCTATGAGTTCCTATCGAGCAGGTACAACATCCCGCAGGTGATTGCTGGCTTTGAGCCGCTCGATCTGCTCGTGGCCACGTCCATGCTGGCCAAGCAGAAACAGCGGGGCGAGGCAAAGGTCGAGAACGAATATGCCCGGGTGGTGAAGCGCGACGGTAATGAAAAGGCAAAGCAGATACTGGCGACTGTCTTTGAGCCCTGCGACGTCGGCTGGCGCGGCTTTCCCCTTATAGCTGGTAGCGGGCTTGCTCTGCGTCCCGAATTCGAGCAGTACGATGCACGGAAGCAATATGAAGACGAATTACGGTCGTTGAGCAGCGAGTATCAGGAGCCAGAAGGCTGCCGCTGCGGTGAGATTCTGCGCGGCATCGTGGAGCCCGCCGAATGCCCCTTGTTCGGCACGGTATGCACCCCCAGGCATCCGATTGGGCCCTGCATGGTCTCGCATGAGGGGAGCTGCAATATCATCTTCCGCTACGGTAGGCCCGTGCCGGAGAAACCGTAA